In Coriobacteriaceae bacterium, a single window of DNA contains:
- a CDS encoding N-acetyltransferase has translation MIRKTLDTDIPAVMAIYDAARAFMRAHGNATQWPEGTPSAEQLAADIAAGGSYVCEVDGRVVATFAFLPGPDECYDVIEDGQWRSDTPYAVLHRVASDGTVHGIAAAMFAFAKERADHLRIDTHQDNLPMQGASIKAGFERAGVVYVSDGTPRVAFDWLREA, from the coding sequence ATGATCAGAAAAACCCTCGATACCGACATTCCCGCTGTCATGGCTATCTATGACGCGGCCCGCGCCTTTATGCGCGCGCATGGCAACGCCACACAGTGGCCCGAGGGCACGCCTTCTGCCGAGCAACTGGCTGCCGATATCGCCGCCGGTGGCAGCTATGTGTGCGAAGTCGATGGCCGCGTGGTGGCGACGTTTGCCTTTTTGCCGGGCCCGGACGAGTGCTATGACGTAATTGAGGATGGTCAATGGCGCAGCGACACTCCGTACGCCGTGCTGCACCGTGTGGCGTCCGATGGCACCGTGCACGGTATCGCGGCTGCGATGTTTGCCTTTGCCAAGGAGCGTGCCGATCACCTGCGCATCGACACGCATCAGGACAACCTGCCCATGCAGGGCGCGAGTATTAAGGCGGGGTTCGAGCGTGCCGGCGTCGTGTATGTGTCGGACGGCACGCCGCGTGTTGCGTTCGACTGGCTGCGTGAGGCGTAA
- a CDS encoding class I SAM-dependent methyltransferase, with protein sequence MGVVDPFSVARAAGLELTGKPEGLTLTDGTMELRADFGRMLPRLKRGRLQQELLVKAARTKGIESPWAIDATAGFGEDSLLLAAAGFSVDLYEQDCVIAALLKDALDRAADDPALATAVARMRLHAGEDSIAGLRHTAELIGRGELAAPDVVYLDPMFPERTKSAAVKKKFQLLHHLEQPCADEETLVEAALAVRPRKVVIKRPVKGPLLAGVKPSYQLAGKAVRYDVLVPPRP encoded by the coding sequence ATGGGTGTCGTCGATCCCTTTTCTGTTGCTCGGGCCGCGGGGCTTGAGCTGACCGGGAAGCCCGAGGGCCTCACGCTCACCGACGGCACGATGGAGCTGCGTGCCGATTTTGGCCGCATGCTTCCGCGGCTCAAGCGGGGCCGTCTGCAGCAAGAGCTGCTGGTAAAGGCCGCGCGCACAAAAGGCATCGAGAGCCCATGGGCGATTGACGCCACGGCAGGCTTTGGCGAGGATTCGCTGCTGCTGGCTGCCGCGGGCTTTTCCGTCGATCTATATGAACAGGATTGCGTGATCGCGGCGCTCCTCAAGGATGCCTTGGATCGCGCGGCAGATGATCCGGCGCTTGCGACAGCTGTGGCGCGCATGCGCTTACATGCCGGCGAGGACAGCATTGCCGGCCTTCGCCATACAGCTGAGCTGATCGGGCGGGGCGAGCTCGCCGCTCCCGACGTGGTGTATCTGGACCCCATGTTTCCCGAGCGCACCAAGAGCGCGGCGGTCAAAAAGAAGTTCCAACTCTTGCATCATCTGGAACAGCCGTGCGCCGATGAGGAGACGCTGGTTGAAGCTGCGCTTGCGGTGCGCCCGCGCAAGGTCGTTATCAAGCGACCGGTGAAGGGGCCACTGCTTGCCGGCGTTAAGCCGAGCTATCAACTTGCGGGCAAGGCCGTTCGCTACGACGTTTTGGTACCGCCGCGTCCATAG
- a CDS encoding methyltransferase domain-containing protein, with protein MLLCSVCHEPLVDDERGAACAGGHRFDRAREGYLYLLRSSKSGDSMGDPKSQARSRRDFLNCGYYAPLRDAMVELVRKQVSGRATSANGPMTLLDICCGEGYYTSAMGAVPGVDAYGFDLGKEMVRLAAKRGDATYFVANMKDIPVADGAFDMVTELFAPFNKREFARVLAPEGSLYTVVPGARHLFGLKEVLYDTPYLNDEKLPKTTELELVGTQRVSANITLQTQADIEAVFQMTPYYYRTRPADKERLANLDTLQTDIDFIIAEYRHS; from the coding sequence ATGTTGTTGTGTTCCGTTTGCCATGAACCGTTGGTGGACGATGAGCGTGGGGCCGCATGCGCGGGCGGACACCGGTTTGACCGTGCGCGCGAGGGTTATCTATATCTACTGCGCTCGTCCAAGAGCGGCGACTCCATGGGCGATCCCAAGTCGCAGGCGCGCAGCCGTCGTGACTTTTTGAACTGTGGATACTACGCGCCGTTGCGCGATGCGATGGTCGAGCTGGTGCGCAAGCAGGTGTCTGGGCGCGCCACGTCTGCGAACGGCCCCATGACGCTGCTCGATATTTGCTGTGGCGAGGGCTATTACACCAGTGCCATGGGCGCGGTGCCGGGCGTAGATGCTTACGGTTTTGACCTGGGCAAGGAGATGGTGCGCCTGGCCGCCAAGCGCGGCGATGCGACCTACTTCGTGGCCAACATGAAGGACATCCCCGTGGCCGATGGCGCCTTCGATATGGTGACCGAGCTCTTTGCCCCCTTTAACAAGCGCGAGTTTGCCCGCGTGCTGGCGCCGGAGGGTTCGCTCTACACCGTGGTGCCGGGTGCTCGTCACCTCTTTGGGCTCAAGGAGGTACTCTACGACACGCCGTACCTTAACGATGAGAAGCTGCCGAAGACCACCGAGCTCGAGTTGGTCGGAACGCAGCGGGTGTCTGCGAATATTACGCTTCAGACCCAGGCGGACATCGAGGCGGTGTTCCAGATGACGCCGTACTACTACCGCACGCGCCCCGCCGACAAAGAGCGCCTGGCAAATTTGGATACCCTTCAGACCGACATCGACTTCATCATCGCCGAGTACCGCCACAGCTAA